AAGTTTTAGTACATATTTACTAGTACACTCCATATATAGCGGCCTCAAACGGGACGAACGCTAAGTAAAGTGTTTTTTAGTGTTGATTTTTCTCGTCAACTATCTGCTATAAGATAATTGATGTTGATTTCTGTCGTCAACCCCCGGTATGATCGATCTGTAGGAAGGGAGGTTATGGTGGATCAAACCTTTGGTAAACGGCTTCGAGAAGCTCGGCGGAGCAAGGGTTACAGCCAACGAGAGCTTGCAGGTTTCGTTGACGTTGATTACACCTATCTGTCCAAGCTGGAAAACGATCGCGCCGATTATCCTCCAAAGGAAGATGTGCTTCGGGCACTGGCTCGCCATCTTGAGCTAGATGCTGAAGAACTCAGCTACCTGGCAGGTCGAATTACAGCAGAAGACGCAAAGGTGGTACAAGACTTAGCGAAAACGCATCAAAAACAAATGCCAGTTCTACTCAGAACAATTCGTGATAACCCTGCGATCGCACAGCGAATTTTGCAAGAGGCACAACAGGAAGAGCACCCGGAGGACTTATAGGTGGGAGTGATCAAGCCGCATAGACAACTCAACAAGAAACAGATTGAACAGCAGGCTGATAAAGTCCTTGCAGCGATGCAATCCAATGACTTTATGCCTAAGAAGTGGTCGAACCTGGCTGAACGCACGGCTGACTTCTTTGACCTCTGCGTTGACTGGGTGCCCTTCGACCCGAAGCAAGACGGCATTGTCGCTGCGAAAATCTATCCCACAGACAAGCGAATTGAATTGAACTTGGATTTTCAAGCCTTACACACTAATGAAGGGCTTTACCAATCAACTGTAAGTCACGAGGTTGGGCACTGGGTGCTACAGATCAACCAGGCGGAAGCGGAGGGAACCATCTTTCAGGGTGAACTTCCTCTGACGCCAGCTATGGATAGGGAAATCTTTCTATGCCGAACTGTAGACGAGCAGATGCTTTATCAGACGACCCAGAGAACCCAAAGTGATTGGCGCGAGTGGCAAGCACAATATTTTTCCAGTTGCCTGCTTATGCCCCAATTCAAGATTGAGGAGGCCCGCAAAGGACGGAACTTGTTGAACTGGAACCACCTGAAAGCTATCCAGGAAGAGTTAGGAGTTTCGCAACGGAATTTGGTACATCGGCTGAAAGATCTGGAGTTGATTGAGGAAAGCGGCAGGCGGCTTTATCCCGGTAGAAGGCTGAAGTCTGGTGAGCCGTTATTGGCAAGTTGGCAGGAATCGTCATCTACCCCAGATTAAGTTCTACTAAAGCAGGAGCCTGGCTAAGGCCGAGGGGGTTCTCAGTTCTGTCGATAAACCAATCTATCGACAGAAAATGCAGGTCTCATATAATTTTGTCGATTCATTACCTAATCGACAGAATCAAATGGTTAGTCCTTACCTGACAGCAGAGCGCGATCGCCTCCAACTTATCCCAGCCATCCGCTGCTTGCAAAACGGGATGTCGATCTATTTTTGGAGTCAGGGTCATTCAACTACACTTAGAAGCAGCACAGATAAGGGGCTTAGGGGCAATGGTGCAAGCGCTTCCTCAACTGATGAGCTTAGACGAGTTTCTCAACTGGTATCCAGATGGCTACGGTCGCTACGAATTGTGGAATGGGGTCGTCATTGAAATGCAACCGACGGGAACACATGAGCAAGTGGGCGGTTTTCTTGCAGGGGAGTTGTTCCTAGAGAGCAAGCGGCTGCAATTGCCCTATATTATTCCTCGGCAGGCAATCATCAAGCCACTAGATACAGAAAAGTCAGGCTATAACCCCGATGTGATTGTTCTAGACCAGCCCGCATTGGCTGAAGAACCCCTCTGGAGGAAGCGCTCCACCATTACCCAAGGCGAATCAGTGCGAGTGGTCATCGAGATAGTCAGCACCAATTGGCGCGACGACTATGGGCACAAGTTTATTGATTACGAGGCACTGCAAATCCCAGAATACTGGATTGTCGATTACCTCGGCTTAGGCGGCAGGCGCTACATTGGCTCACCTAAACAGGCAACACTCTCGGTTTATCAGCTAGTAGACGGCGAGTATCAAGTTCAACAATTTCGAGGCAGCGATCGCATTAGTTCTGTGGCTTTTCCAGAATTGCAACTCACCGCCGAGCAGGTTTTTGCAGCAGGTCAATAGTGTTAGCTTTGAGCGATCGCTGCCTCGTCGGGAAACATCTCCCGATGTTAGCACTGTACCGCTACTCAGCCTGCTTCGCCTGCTTTGTCACTTAGCGATCGCATCAGTTCAAACTTCAGCTTACTGTGCGCCTCACTCAACTCAGCAAATGTCTGCGTACGGGCTAAACATCCCAAGTAGGTTGCGTTCCCAAATTGGGAGAAGCGGGGGGGCGATCGCCCGCCAGCCTCTAAGACAAAAACTGGGGCAAGTAAGGGCAGCAGTGAAAAGGTCGCATCGTTTATCTACTGTTGCGGTGGATCTTCCATCCAGAGAGTACATTTTACGTTGCGGTCTTGGTTGCAACGAAGCAACCGTTGCTTATTATCCGCTCGGTTAATCAACTGCTGACTGATGGTGTACCAGTCCTCACTGCCAAACTTTTGGGCAGCGATCGCCCGTCCCTGTTGAGTCCCTAGCCAGTAAGCTGACCCTGCCACTACCACCAGAGCGATCGCCGTGGCACTACTGGCCCAAACCAAACCCTGCCAGAAAACATCTTGCAGATAGAGCTTGCGAGTGCGGACGAGCTCTTGGCTCCAGTCCCGTGAAGCCGTAGCGTTGATCTGATTAATCTCTTGGCGGTACGCCTCTACCTTCTTTTTCAGTACTACATCCGCTGACTGAATGGCCTGGTCAAAAGCAACAGTAAAGGTAGACCTGAACTCAGGCAACAGAGCTTTAGTATCTTCACCCCACTGCAACCGAATGCCTTCGATTTGGGCTACCGAATAATTCAGATTGGATTGGATGCTGCCATAAACCGTGGCAGCTTTACGAAACGATTCATCCGCCGCTGCTTTCATTGCAGCTGGAATCTCTCTGAGAATCTGGACGTAATATTGCAACGCCACTAAGAAGGGGTGCATCGGGTCATTGGTCGGGATACCCAGCTCTGCCATCAATCGCAAGATAAACTCGCGATCGCCCTTCTCCAGTTGGTTAAGCAGTTTGTCGAGAATTGTATTCCCCGTAAGAATCGGCTTGTGGTTGCCGTTACTGTCAGGCGTGCTGCTAGCCATTATGAGTACCCCATTGAATTCATGGTTGTCAGATTGAGCTGCCTCGCTTCCAAGCTCAAAAGGTAATGTAGTCACACCCTGAATTCGTATTGCTCTGCCCGTCTCTAGGCCAACCCCAAAAACTCCGCAGCTTTGAGGAATTCTGCTTCGGCTTCATCTAGAAAAACTTTCACCCGACGGCGATCGGCCATCGGTAACCCACTCTGAGGTTGCAAGGCATCACTGAAGGTCAGGTTTTTATCATCTAGCACGTCGTAAGTACTGTCGTACAGGTCGGGGAAGTTGAGAATCACCCCACCTGTTTGCAGAAGCAGTTCTTTCGTTTTGCTCTGGTCAAAGCGGCTGAACTTTTCCGGTTCTCCAAAAAAGCAGTTCTTCAGCACCACGTGGTCCGTGCGATCGCCACAGTACTCCATCAGCGTTCTGAGGGAGTTGATGCTATCTTTGACTCGACTGAGTACACTGACCATCGTTAGTTGATACCCGATTTCACTCAGAAAGTCAAAAAGCTTGATCTCTCGTTCAAAGCGCTCAAAGAGCTCTCCTCCACCCGCAGGAAAATCAATCAGCACAATCTGAGTCGTGGGGGATTCCAGGCTGTTTAGGAGTTCATCAGCTCCTCCTCGAACACTCAAATCAATCCGGCTTACGCCTGCACCAGAGTCAAAGGCAGATGAAAATGCTTGGTTGTAATGCCGATAGAGTTGAGCATTGCGGCGATCGCAATCAAAGGCGCGAGTGGGGATGCCTCGTCGGAGGACGATGTCACCTAGAGCCCGAGCGACTGTACTTTTGCCGTTGCCGCCCTTGTCGGAGGTGATGCCAATCATCCGTTTCGGTTTCAGCTGCTTTGGGAGGGGTTCAGCAACTTGAGGTTGGAGTTTTGTCGTTTTACTAGCCATTGCTCCACTGTTTATCTCCGTTTAGAGGTCATCATCAGAACGCATTTCTTGAAAACCGTACTCATTGGTATTGGTCAATAAGGGTTGAATTCCAGGCTCAACGAGAGGCTGCACTTTATCTTTGGGCAGTTGCGTAAGCTTGGGCGATCGCTGCGATGAGGGAACGGGAAGCGAATTCGCCTTTTTGACCTTGCTAGACTTGGAATCTAAAGCGGGTATGGTTGGCAGGTCAGCTTGGGGATTGAGGGCTCGGCTCTCTTGTAAATACCGCTTGAGAGTATTTAAGGTTAGGTCAACGCCTTCCGCCTTAAACACGTTGGCAATATCCTCTAAGGTGTAGCCTGATTCCTGAGCCGCTTCGATTTTAGGTCTGAGCCGAAACACCAGCTCTTTCACCTGCAAGCCCTTCGGGTTTTGCGCCAGGTGCTCCAGTTTTGAACTCAACTGGTTCGCGGTGCTCTCGGGATAAATCTTCGGCGGCTTGCCCATCATGACCTCGCTGAGTCTTGTCCAAATCGCCATGACTCCGATGGAATGCTCCTACTACTCTTCTAACGAAATCACGCTAGAGCTGGCGGCTTCAGAAGGCGGTCTTAGCAAAACTTTGAATTTGAGCGAGCTGGTTTCTGCTCCAGCGCCTGCCGAAATCACCCTGGACGTGCTAGGACAGAATTCTGATAGCTCGGTGGCGAGTTGGAGTGTTATGCCTAACTTTGAATCGATGGATCAGGCGATCGCGGAACTTAGAGGTGAGATTCGAGAGACTTTAGGAGATTCTGAGCTGCATCAACGCAGAACGATCCCGAAGCGTTTTTACATCACTGAAGCAGAAGAACAGCAGCTTGAGGAACTACGACAGGGGGTCAACCTCTCAGCCTTTGTGCGAGCCAAAGTGTTCGGTTCTGGCATTCCTCGACCTCGGGCGATCGCCCCTCAGATTAACCGAGAAGCTTACGTACAACTCGCTCAGCTTAGAGCCCTTTGCAACCAAATGGCGAAGGCCATGAATATAGCGGTCCAGCAAAACAGAGATTTACCGCTCACTTCTGCTTACCTAGATCAACTGGAACGACTAGAGACATTGCTGGTAGAAATCGGGCTGCAATTGAGCCAACGCCAGGATACTCATTGAGAGGAAACGAAGGCATGATTGGGAAGACGTTGCAGAATCACAACTTTAGAGAAACCACTCAATACGTGCTCGATAAGGAAGCGGCACGGTTACTCGGAGGCAGTGTAATGGGGTCTGATGCGGATACCATCTCACGAGAATTCCTCTTATCACAGGACTTAAACCTCACCATTGAGCGGCCCGTTTATCACCTGATTGATGCCTATAGCTATGAAGATGCCGCAACTCAGGATTTGAATGACGAGTTTTTAAGAGACAGAGCGATCGCTCGGTTTGCTGGATTAGTCGTATCAGCGAGGGAGCCAAACTTGCTGCGAAGCGACGACAAAACTGCATATAAACAGCAGATCAGTGAGTTTATTGAGTCGGAACTATACGAGTATCAATGGTTCTGTGCCGTCCACGAAGACACGAAGCATCGGCATACGCATTTCGTTGCCAGTCGCATCAATCTGCTAGACGGTCGTGCGATTCCCACTTGGCAGGACCACGAGCGCAGCCAGCGCATTTGTCGCGAGACCGAAAAAGAGTATGGACTCCAACCTCCGAAACCCGTGTAGATAATCAGGCAAAAGCTGATCGCGGCAAGAATGCCCACGAAGAGATCTCGGTAGACCCCATCAAACGCTGTGCACGTAGACCCAGCGTGATAATAAGCGCTAAGAGAATTCTGTATTTCCAGCGGAGCCGAAATCCACCACAAGCTATTAATTCCCCCCACCACGAGCAGCAAGGGCAGCATAAAGCCAAAAACACCCATGCACCAGCGCAGAACGGAATAAGAGCGCAGGATATGCGTGTCCAGCCGCTCGGGGGGATCAGTGATTCGCATAGTTGCCATAAATTCTTAGAAGGTCTCGTGATTCTAGATACGTACCAGGAAATTACTTTATGCTCGTCATTTAAGGAGGATCTTGATAATTTTTAGTGCATTGCGGCTTGATTGAATTATCTACGGCATTTTGTCTGCCTCACTATGATTGGATTGAAACTTTCCATATAAAACGCCTATTGGGGTGATTAGGCGGATGATTTTCGTATAACATCTCAAATCAAGTAGATAGACGGATACTCTCAATCTTTCTAGATTAGCCCCAGTCCCTGATTCGGCAGGAGTGCTGCCATCAGAGATCAAGATGTTGGGATCGCGAGCGAGATCGCCTCGGGAAATTGGTTGCATGCTGCTTCTGCTTTTCCGGGTCTAATGGCTGTGGCAGAGCTTGTTGGTGCAATCGTTCGTTGAGTTGCTCGATCGCTGTGCAGTCCTGCTCCGTCAAGCCATAGCTCTGATAGTCGCCCTCTGAATACCCCATTAGTAGGCGATCGCGGTGATAGAGTTCCGGTTGACCTGCCTCACCCAAGCGAATCTGGTAACCCTCAAAGGTTAGCGCTCTGAGCTTAGGCGTACCCGTTTTCTCCCGACTCCATATTTGTTGGATCTGGGGTGCAAGGCGATGAACATCTTCATTTTGTACCCTCAAAATATCCTCAAGTGGATCAGGTTCAAGCATCTGCCCAGTTATCGATTCAACCCCAAGACGCTCGATTTCAATCTCTCTTGCTAGCCGTTGCTGGAGGGCTGGGAGTGTGTAGCCTCGGCCTAGTTGGGACCCTGACATCCTTACCACTTCGCTTTGAGTATCCGCTTGCTCGAAAATGATGCCTGGTTTGTTGAGGCGATCGCCCCACCTGACTGAAATACCGTGGTTTTGCAGCAAGGCTGCTTGCAGTTGCTCGAGCCCTCGTCCTGGAATTGCCTCTTGGTCAATGGCGTCTTGCATCAGCACCATTACCGGGGGAACCCCAGTTTTCTGCCACGTCTCCATTTGTCTTCTAGTGGGCGATCGTCGTTCGATTTCGTAGGAGCTTTTTAGGGGAGTGTAAATCTCCTTGTGTCTAACCAGACAAATTTGACGGGAAATCAAAGATTCCAGCTTTGGTTTACACAAAAATCCGGACACTCTCGGGTTTCGGCAAGTTAGAAAACTGGCTGCTCAACATTGCTGGTTTATGTCTTGCCGGTGTTGCCTTCTTTCCGATGGAATGGCCCGAACCACAGGTGCTGTCGGTGTGTCAGGTAGCACCAGGCTTCGAGTCTTTCACTTCCAGTAAGTTGCTAGGACTGCCAATCTCAATCCATTTCGCGTCCGCTTCCGTTTTCTTCCTAACAATCACATTAGTCAACGTATTCACAGCAATGAATACTGTCGATATCATCAAAAATGAAAGGAAAAAGAACTTTTGGCGAAAAATCTTCAGAGTTGCCAGGTTCTTGATGCCGCTCTCACTAGCGCTTGTGCTGCTGCTAAGGATCGTGACGGGCACGAGCATCATTGGCGATCGCCTAGTCTTGTGGCTGGAGTGGGCAGGCATATGGGCATTCTCCCTGTACTGGCTGCTCAAGAGCATCGAGATCCTCAGTACGAAAGTTGACGTAGATGTGATCAACGGCAATGTGCAATGGGTATCCCCTTCATCTGCCGACGAGAAAGGACTGCCGCACCACAGACGTCATTTAGCTAAGAGAAGTAAACTACCAGGACAAAGAGCATAAGGGTTCCCAACAGCTCAACAAGGGTGAGCGCCTGGAACAGAGGTATACGCTATCGCTATGAT
This portion of the Trichocoleus desertorum ATA4-8-CV12 genome encodes:
- a CDS encoding ImmA/IrrE family metallo-endopeptidase — its product is MGVIKPHRQLNKKQIEQQADKVLAAMQSNDFMPKKWSNLAERTADFFDLCVDWVPFDPKQDGIVAAKIYPTDKRIELNLDFQALHTNEGLYQSTVSHEVGHWVLQINQAEAEGTIFQGELPLTPAMDREIFLCRTVDEQMLYQTTQRTQSDWREWQAQYFSSCLLMPQFKIEEARKGRNLLNWNHLKAIQEELGVSQRNLVHRLKDLELIEESGRRLYPGRRLKSGEPLLASWQESSSTPD
- a CDS encoding Uma2 family endonuclease, giving the protein MVQALPQLMSLDEFLNWYPDGYGRYELWNGVVIEMQPTGTHEQVGGFLAGELFLESKRLQLPYIIPRQAIIKPLDTEKSGYNPDVIVLDQPALAEEPLWRKRSTITQGESVRVVIEIVSTNWRDDYGHKFIDYEALQIPEYWIVDYLGLGGRRYIGSPKQATLSVYQLVDGEYQVQQFRGSDRISSVAFPELQLTAEQVFAAGQ
- a CDS encoding helix-turn-helix domain-containing protein — encoded protein: MDQTFGKRLREARRSKGYSQRELAGFVDVDYTYLSKLENDRADYPPKEDVLRALARHLELDAEELSYLAGRITAEDAKVVQDLAKTHQKQMPVLLRTIRDNPAIAQRILQEAQQEEHPEDL
- a CDS encoding relaxase/mobilization nuclease domain-containing protein gives rise to the protein MIGKTLQNHNFRETTQYVLDKEAARLLGGSVMGSDADTISREFLLSQDLNLTIERPVYHLIDAYSYEDAATQDLNDEFLRDRAIARFAGLVVSAREPNLLRSDDKTAYKQQISEFIESELYEYQWFCAVHEDTKHRHTHFVASRINLLDGRAIPTWQDHERSQRICRETEKEYGLQPPKPV